A stretch of the Streptomyces venezuelae genome encodes the following:
- a CDS encoding ABC transporter substrate-binding protein, whose amino-acid sequence MTASTTRRTTAARSRIAAVGAIAVAGALILTGCGDQTDSATKSTPSAGANNAPLFSKLPKKIQDAGVIKVGTDATYAPMEFTEGGKIVGVDPDIAKALEKQLGVTFKFESGTFDTLISSMQTGRSDVVMSSLTDTKARQEGLDDKGAKTGAGVDFVDYFSASTGILVKKGNPEGIKTLDDLCGKTVAVQRGTTYEESAKTQAEKCKTDGKGELKIESFPTDAEAQTRVKAGGAAADLNDSPVAAYIAKTAGGGNDFEAIANPTDAGLFGIAVDKKNTELRDALKAALDATIKDGTYKAALDKWNAGSGAVTEAKINAGQ is encoded by the coding sequence ATGACCGCAAGCACCACCCGTCGTACGACCGCCGCCCGGTCCCGGATCGCCGCGGTCGGCGCGATCGCGGTCGCCGGTGCCCTGATCCTCACCGGCTGTGGCGACCAGACCGACTCGGCCACCAAGAGCACCCCCTCGGCCGGTGCGAACAACGCGCCGCTGTTCTCCAAGCTGCCGAAGAAGATCCAGGACGCCGGCGTGATCAAGGTCGGCACGGACGCGACCTACGCCCCGATGGAGTTCACCGAGGGCGGCAAGATCGTCGGTGTCGACCCGGACATCGCCAAGGCCCTGGAGAAGCAGCTCGGCGTCACCTTCAAGTTCGAGTCGGGCACCTTCGACACCCTGATCAGCAGCATGCAGACGGGCCGCAGCGACGTGGTCATGTCCTCGCTGACCGACACCAAGGCCCGCCAGGAGGGTCTGGACGACAAGGGCGCCAAGACCGGTGCCGGCGTCGACTTCGTCGACTACTTCTCCGCCTCCACCGGCATCCTGGTGAAGAAGGGCAACCCGGAGGGCATCAAGACCCTCGACGACCTGTGCGGCAAGACGGTCGCCGTGCAGCGCGGCACCACGTACGAGGAGTCCGCGAAGACCCAGGCCGAGAAGTGCAAGACGGACGGCAAGGGCGAGCTCAAGATCGAGTCCTTCCCGACCGACGCCGAGGCCCAGACCCGAGTGAAGGCCGGTGGCGCCGCCGCCGACCTGAACGACTCCCCGGTGGCCGCGTACATCGCGAAGACCGCGGGCGGCGGCAACGACTTCGAGGCCATCGCCAACCCGACCGACGCCGGCCTCTTCGGCATCGCCGTGGACAAGAAGAACACCGAGCTGCGCGACGCCCTCAAGGCCGCCCTCGACGCGACCATCAAGGACGGCACCTACAAGGCCGCCCTGGACAAGTGGAACGCCGGCTCCGGCGCCGTGACCGAGGCGAAGATCAACGCCGGCCAGTGA
- a CDS encoding amino acid ABC transporter permease — protein MTDKLDKASGPADTPPAGAVPPEMIRAIPVRHYGRWISAVVVIALVVALVYAFAQGNVRWATVPEKLFDPTIIEGLGNTVLISIASMALGLVLGVVFAVMRLSKNPVTSTIAWFYIWLFRGTPVYVQLLIWFNLALIFPILNLGFYKDEMTQVMTPFLAALLGLGLNEGAYMAEIVRAGIQSVDEGQTEASHALGMKQTQTMRRIVLPQAMRVIVPPTGNEFINMLKTSSLVVAVQYPDLLRASQDIASTSFAVMEMFFVASIWYLVLTSIFSVGQFYLERHYARGSLRTLPPTPLQKIKANLSRFSNRDKAVA, from the coding sequence GTGACTGACAAGCTCGACAAGGCCTCCGGCCCGGCGGACACCCCGCCGGCCGGGGCCGTTCCTCCCGAGATGATCCGCGCGATCCCGGTCCGGCACTACGGCCGGTGGATCAGCGCCGTGGTCGTCATCGCTCTGGTCGTGGCGCTCGTCTACGCGTTCGCGCAGGGCAACGTCCGCTGGGCGACCGTCCCGGAGAAGCTGTTCGACCCCACGATCATCGAGGGTCTGGGCAACACCGTCCTGATCAGCATCGCCTCGATGGCGCTGGGTCTGGTGCTCGGTGTGGTCTTCGCCGTGATGCGGCTCTCGAAGAACCCGGTGACCAGCACCATCGCCTGGTTCTACATCTGGCTCTTCCGGGGCACCCCGGTCTACGTCCAGCTGCTCATCTGGTTCAACCTCGCCCTGATCTTCCCGATCCTGAATCTCGGGTTCTACAAGGACGAGATGACCCAGGTCATGACGCCGTTCCTGGCCGCCCTGCTGGGCCTGGGCCTGAACGAGGGCGCCTACATGGCCGAGATCGTCCGGGCCGGCATCCAGTCGGTCGACGAGGGCCAGACCGAGGCCTCCCACGCGCTGGGTATGAAGCAGACCCAGACCATGCGCCGGATCGTGCTGCCGCAGGCCATGCGGGTGATCGTGCCGCCCACCGGCAACGAGTTCATCAACATGCTGAAGACCTCCTCGCTGGTGGTCGCCGTGCAGTACCCGGACCTCCTGCGGGCCTCCCAGGACATCGCCTCCACCTCGTTCGCGGTGATGGAGATGTTCTTCGTCGCGTCCATCTGGTACCTGGTCCTGACCAGCATCTTCTCCGTCGGCCAGTTCTACCTGGAGCGGCACTACGCGCGCGGTTCGCTGCGCACGCTGCCGCCGACGCCGCTGCAGAAGATCAAGGCGAACCTCTCCCGCTTCTCGAACCGCGACAAGGCGGTGGCCTGA
- a CDS encoding amino acid ABC transporter ATP-binding protein produces the protein MTATAMVKAEGVHKSYGAAHILKGIDLEVAPREVFCLIGPSGSGKSTFLRCINHLEKINGGRLYVDGELVGYRQKGDKLYELKDSEVAAQRRDIGMVFQRFNLFPHMTAIENVMEAPVMVKGESKSVARERAIKLLDRVGLGDKGGNYPSQLSGGQQQRVAIARALAMEPKLMLFDEPTSALDPELVGDVLDVMRDLAESGMTMIVVTHEMGFAREVGDNLVFMDGGVVVESGHPREVLTNPQHDRTKAFLSKVL, from the coding sequence ATGACTGCTACGGCAATGGTGAAGGCCGAGGGCGTCCACAAGTCCTACGGCGCAGCCCACATCCTCAAGGGCATCGACCTGGAGGTCGCCCCGCGTGAGGTGTTCTGCCTGATCGGCCCGTCCGGTTCCGGCAAGTCGACCTTCCTCCGGTGCATCAACCACCTGGAGAAGATCAACGGCGGCCGGCTGTACGTCGACGGCGAGCTCGTCGGCTACCGCCAGAAGGGCGACAAGCTGTACGAGCTGAAGGACAGCGAGGTCGCGGCCCAGCGCCGGGACATCGGCATGGTCTTCCAGCGGTTCAACCTGTTCCCGCACATGACGGCCATCGAGAACGTCATGGAAGCCCCGGTCATGGTGAAGGGCGAGAGCAAGTCGGTCGCCCGCGAGCGCGCGATCAAGCTGCTCGACCGGGTGGGGCTGGGCGACAAGGGCGGCAACTACCCGTCCCAGCTCTCCGGCGGCCAGCAGCAGCGCGTGGCGATCGCCCGTGCGCTGGCCATGGAGCCGAAGCTGATGCTCTTCGACGAGCCCACTTCGGCCCTGGACCCGGAGCTGGTCGGCGACGTCCTCGACGTCATGCGGGACCTGGCCGAGTCGGGCATGACCATGATCGTGGTGACCCACGAGATGGGCTTCGCCCGTGAGGTCGGCGACAACCTGGTCTTCATGGACGGCGGCGTGGTGGTCGAGTCGGGCCACCCGCGCGAGGTCCTGACCAACCCGCAGCACGACCGGACGAAGGCGTTCCTGTCCAAGGTGCTGTAG
- a CDS encoding class I SAM-dependent methyltransferase, giving the protein MNVGTDWQAWQDSWDRQQEWYMPDREERFRVMLDMVEALAGPAPRVLDLACGTGSITDRLLRRFPDSTSTGVDLDPALLTIAAGHFADDPRVTLVTADLKDRDWTAALPYDSYDAILTATALHWLHSDRLAVLYGQLAPLLRTGGVFMNADHMPDPATPAINAAERVHRHAAMDRARAQGALDWAEWWALCAADPVLAEPTKRRYEIYGEHADGDTPDEAWHIRTLREAGFREARTVWRSPSDALVLGLK; this is encoded by the coding sequence ATGAACGTCGGTACCGACTGGCAGGCCTGGCAGGACAGCTGGGACCGTCAGCAGGAGTGGTACATGCCCGACCGCGAGGAGCGGTTCCGGGTGATGCTGGACATGGTCGAGGCCTTGGCCGGCCCCGCCCCCCGGGTGCTGGATCTGGCATGCGGTACGGGAAGTATTACGGACAGGCTGCTCCGCAGGTTCCCGGATTCCACCAGTACGGGGGTGGATCTCGACCCCGCCCTGCTGACCATTGCCGCGGGCCACTTCGCGGACGACCCCCGGGTCACCCTGGTCACCGCCGACCTCAAGGACCGCGACTGGACCGCGGCCCTCCCGTACGACTCCTACGACGCGATCCTGACCGCCACCGCCCTGCACTGGCTGCACAGCGACCGGCTCGCCGTGCTCTACGGCCAACTGGCCCCGCTGCTCCGCACCGGCGGGGTGTTCATGAACGCCGACCACATGCCCGACCCCGCCACCCCGGCCATCAACGCCGCCGAGCGCGTCCACCGGCACGCCGCCATGGACCGGGCCCGCGCGCAGGGAGCGCTGGACTGGGCCGAGTGGTGGGCGCTGTGCGCCGCCGATCCGGTGCTCGCCGAGCCGACGAAGCGCCGCTACGAGATCTACGGGGAGCACGCCGACGGCGACACCCCGGACGAGGCCTGGCACATCCGCACCCTGCGCGAGGCGGGCTTCCGCGAGGCCCGCACGGTCTGGCGGTCCCCCTCGGACGCCCTGGTGCTGGGCCTGAAGTAG